The Kluyveromyces marxianus DMKU3-1042 DNA, complete genome, chromosome 7 DNA segment ACCTTGCACGTTGCGCTCTGTTTGAATAACAAGGGGTCAAGGTGCAATAAAGTGTCTATCTGATGCTGAAACCGTGTTGTATCTGTCTGTCTCATTCTTTGTGACAGTAAAGTTCATATGATTATATAATTGGATCATTTACCCGGCTTTGGTGATGTTTCGCCAAAActgtaaacaaaaacaaaccGACCTGGAGAAATGAGGATGGTGAATCCATAAACATAGACGCTTAAGATTTTAATAAGAAtcaaattgtttttgaatttaaaTACAGTAGATTTAATAGTGATATATGCAAGTATAGTGGGATTATAGATATAGGTGCTGTTTGGCTATTATGACTGGTGAAATTATTACGTTACAAGTGGGTCAATGTGGTAATCAAGTTGGCCGAGAGTTTTGGTCTCAATTGGCCAAAGAACATGGGATTGGCAAAGATGGATTGAGTTTGGTGGAAGAATCTCCTACTATTATTAGAGAGGATAATCCATTAACTTTTTTCAAGCAAAATGATTCTAACAGATATACCCCGCGTGCCTTACTATTTGATTTAGAACCTAGTATTATCAACGATATAAGAAGCAACTTTCCAGGATTTTTTAATGATAGGAATGTATGGGTTTCACAAGATAATCTAGGAGCTGGGAATACGTGGTCTACAGGATATGATTATGGTACTGAAAATCAAGACCAATTTATTAATATGATCGATAGAGAGATCGATGCTACGGAGAATTTTGAAGGGTTTCAATTGATCCATTCTGTTGCTGGTGGTACTGGGTCTGGTTTAGGATCGAATTTATTAGAATTATTAGCCGACAGTTATCACAAGAAACTCGTCACTACATACTCTGTGTTCCCAAGCAATGAATCTGAAGTTGTTGTGCAACCATATAACACGATGCTCACCCTTAGAAGATTGATTGAAGATAGCGACGCTTCTGTGGTTTTTGACAACAATGCTCTTTCAAATATAACAGCTAGGGTTCTAAGAGACTCCAATATTAGTTATGCCCAATCTAATCAGGTAATTTCTACCGTGATGTCTTGCATAACAAATAGCGTACGGCTTCCGAGCTATATGTTTAGCTCTTTACCCAGTATATTTTCCACGATCGTTCCAACTCCATCTATGCATTTCCTCGTCCCaagtttctcttctttcactACTGACTTTGTGCCGGAATCTAAGAATATTAAGAGAAGTACTGCATATGATGTTATATTGGATTTATTTGACCACAACAATTCAATGGTAACACACTCATCGGATGAACCTGTGTATATTGCCATTTACGACCTTTTACAAGGTTATATTCAGCAATCGGATATCACTAGAGCTATTttaaaaacacaaaaaagaGTACAATTCGCACCTTGGTCCAAAAGTTCCCTACATGTTAACATTGGTAAGAAATCATCCTTTAATCAATCTCCAAACTCGGACTATGTAAGTGGCCTCATGCTTTCGAATAGCACCGCCATTAACTCACTACTAAAAAAGACATGCCACAGTTTTGATACCATATATAACAGAGGTGCCTTTTTGCACAAATTTCAGAATGGAAGAGTGTTTGAGAATGGATGGGATGAATTTAAGGAAAGCCGAGAAGTCGTTCAGTCAGTAATAGAGGAATATGCATATGCTGCACAGGATTCTTATGTCGATGACATTCTATTAGATGATAATGTATTAATGGGGAATGATGACGCTAGCATGAATAttcaagatgatgataacaTTATATAAAGAAGTTTATGCATTGTGGCATGATTTACAATTTCGTAATTGATCTTCTCATGAATCCTATTTCATTTTTAGAACCTCggagagggagagagaatgatagaaaaaatggatatATTAAGGTAGTTAGTTATTATACTTCTCAGAAGCTTCTATATAAAGTACTATCTATAAACA contains these protein-coding regions:
- the TUB4 gene encoding gamma-tubulin, whose protein sequence is MTGEIITLQVGQCGNQVGREFWSQLAKEHGIGKDGLSLVEESPTIIREDNPLTFFKQNDSNRYTPRALLFDLEPSIINDIRSNFPGFFNDRNVWVSQDNLGAGNTWSTGYDYGTENQDQFINMIDREIDATENFEGFQLIHSVAGGTGSGLGSNLLELLADSYHKKLVTTYSVFPSNESEVVVQPYNTMLTLRRLIEDSDASVVFDNNALSNITARVLRDSNISYAQSNQVISTVMSCITNSVRLPSYMFSSLPSIFSTIVPTPSMHFLVPSFSSFTTDFVPESKNIKRSTAYDVILDLFDHNNSMVTHSSDEPVYIAIYDLLQGYIQQSDITRAILKTQKRVQFAPWSKSSLHVNIGKKSSFNQSPNSDYVSGLMLSNSTAINSLLKKTCHSFDTIYNRGAFLHKFQNGRVFENGWDEFKESREVVQSVIEEYAYAAQDSYVDDILLDDNVLMGNDDASMNIQDDDNII